GAAAATCCCTCAATAAGCGCGGCGGTCTGCCCCGCGTCCTTCTCGCTTCGCCAATAGGCCAGGTGCGAGCCTTGGGCGCGGATCACGTTGACCGTGCCGTCGTCCGAGCCGCCGTCGAGCAGGATGTGCTCCACGCTGACCCCTTCCTGCCCGGCCACGCTTTTTAAGTTGCGCGTAAGGAACGGGGCCTGGTTGTAGGAAGGCGTGACGATGGTGATGCTGGGAAGCGCGGCCACGGTCAATCCCCGGCTGTTTCGCTTAAGCAGCGCCACAGGGTTTCTCCGGCCCGGTCCCAGCGGTACTTGGCCGACTGCACGAACCCCCTGGCCACCATCTGCTTGCGCAGGTCCACATCGTCCAGCACGCTGGCTATCTTCACGGCCAGGTCCTCCGGGGAGTCGGGGAAGAAGGCGATGCCCGCGTCGCCGGCCACTTCAGGCAGGCTGGTGGCGTCGGCGTAGATCACTGGGGCGCCGCTGGACTGGGCCTCCACCACGGGAAGGCCGAACCCCTCGTAGAGCGAGGGGAAAACGTAGGCCAGGGCCAGGCGGTAGGCCTGGCACAAGTCGGCCTCGGGCAGGTAGCCCAGGCACCGTACCTTCTCTTCCGGGAATCCCTCGGGCAGGGAGGCCTTGAGGGCCTCCTGGTCCCCGAAACCGGCCACGGCCAGAAGGGGGATGTCCCGTCCCTGCTGCAGGAGTATTTCCAGGGCCCGGGGAACCACGGACAAATTTTTGTGGGGCTGCAGGTTCCCGGCGGTGAGCAGGAAATCTTCCTTGAGGTTCAGGCGGGCGCGGAAGTCCTCGGCCTGATGCCCCTCATCCTCGCGGGGCGGACGGAAATGGGCCATGTCCACGCCGTAGCTGGGCAGCACTTCCAGTTTCTCGGCTACTTTGCCGAATACACGCAGCATCTCGTTCTTGGAGGCCCTGGTTCCGGTGATGGCCCTGTTAGCCCTTTTTAGTCCCGCCTTGTGGCGAAGCCGGAACACGGTTCGGATGTGCCAGGCCAGGGTGTTCGGATAGGCGTCCCAGAGCACGTCGTGGTACATGCCCACGGCCTTGCCGGGAAGCATGGGCGGGAAAAGGCCGTCCGGTGAGAAAAAGACGTCCTGGGGGTGGGCGAGCCGCTGCAGGAACATCCCGGTCTGCTGCCAGGCGTAGAGCGAGGGGAACTTGGCCGTTACGGCCCTGGCCTTGCCCTGCTCGACGAGGGCCAGGGCCACGGGGTTCACCAACGGGTTCCCGGCGAAAAGGGTGAACGCGGCCTGGCCTTGCGATGCCTCCACCAGCTGCGGCAGGATGCATTCCAGGTATCGGCCGATGCCGGTTCTGTAGGGATAGGCCAGAGGGCTTGCGTCTATGCCGACGCGCAGTACCTTGGGCATGCGGGGGGCTCCGGCGCGTTGACATGCGCCAAATTTGTGGAATAGGCAAGTCAGTTCATGCGTAAAGTCATACTGGCACAGCCCCCGGCGGGGCTCGCATCCACCCTGCGCGCAAGCGCGAGCCTGGCCTCACCGGCCGGGGTCTTCGCGCATTTCTTCAGGCGGCGCGAGCTGTTGAGCGAATTCACGCGTCTGGAATTCTCGGGCCGCTACCAGGGCACGCAGCTTGGAATGCTCTGGAGCCTGGTGACTCCGCTTGTCACCCTGGGGGTCTACACCTTCGTGTTTTCAGCCGTGTTCAAGACCTCCTGGAGCGGGTCGGGCACGGGCGGTGTTCTTGAATTCGCCCTGTCGCTGCTTACCGGCCTGGCCTGCTTCGAGGTGGTGTCCGGGGCGGCGGCGCGCGGGGCCACGGTCATGGCCGAGAACGTGAACTTCGTGAAAAAGGTGGTCTTCCCGCTGGAGGTGCTGCCGGTCAGCGTGGCCTTGGCCCTGTCGGCGCAATCGCTTCTGTCCCTGGGCCTTGTCTGCGCGGTCAGGATCTTCACGGGCGCCGGTCTGCCTGAGACAGCCATGCTGGCCCCCCTGGGCTATGTCCCCCTGGTGCTTTTCGCGTCCGGGCTCGGACTGTGGCTGGCTCCGGTGGGCGTGGCCGCCAAGGACGTGGGGCATATCATCACGGCCTTCATGCAACTCTATTTCTTCCTGACCCCCATCGTCTATCCACTTTCGGCCGTGCCCGAGCGCTACCAGCCCATCCTGGCGGCCAACCCGTTGCACGTTGTCATCGAGCATTTCCGGCGCACCCTGTTATGGGGCCAGGCTCCGGACTGGACCGCCCTGGGGCTGGTGACCCTCTTTGCCCTGGTTTTCATGCTCTTGGGGTTTGCCTGGTTCATGCAGTTAAAGAAGGTGTTCGCGGATGTCCTCTAGCCCCCTGGTTTCAGTTGAGGGCGTGAGCAAGGTCTACAACCTGTACAAGCGGCCCCAGGACCGTTTGCGCCAGCTCCTGGCCGTGGGCGGGCGTAAGTACTACAAGGAACACTGGGCGCTCAGGGACGTCTCCTTCACCATCGAACCCGGCGAGGCCTTCGGCATCATCGGCCGAAACGGCGCGGGCAAGTCCACGCTCTTGCAGATCATGGCCGGGGTGCTTTCGCCCACGGCCGGGCGCGTGGAAACCCCTGAGCGCGTGGCCGCCCTTCTGGAGCTTGGCAGCGGGTTCAAACCGGACTTCACCGGCCGACAGAACGTGTTCATCAACGCCGCAGTGCTTGGCGTGCCCCGCAAGGTGGCCGAAGAGCGCATGGACGACATCCTGGCCTTCGCGGACATCGGGGTGCATATCGACCAACCCGTGCGCACCTACTCCTCGGGCATGTTTCTGCGCCTGGCCTTTGCCGTGACCATCTGCCTGGAACCCGAGATCCTCATCGTGGACGAGGCCCTGGCCGTGGGTGACGTGTTCTTCCGCCAGAAGTGCTACGCCAGGCTCCAGAGCCTCATGGACAAGGGCGTGGCCGTGGTGCTCGTCTCCCACGCCATGAACGACGTGGCCCAGTTCTGCTCCCGAGCCCTGTATCTGGAACGCGGCCAGGTGAAGTTTTTGGGGCCCTCCATGGACGCGGTGAAGCTCTACATGCTTTCTGCCTCCCCGGGCGCCTCGGGTTCGTGTTCCCTGGCCGCCCCCGCCACGGCCATTGAAGGGTTCGGCCAGGACGACCATTGGCCCGGTGACGATGCCTTTGTCGACATCTCTTCGGCCGGGCGGGCCGAATCGGGCATGGCCGAGTGCGTGCGCCTGGCCGTGATGGACTGCCAGGGTCTGCCGGGCCGGGCCTTCGAACAGGGCGACACGGCGCTCTTTTACGTGGAGTACCGGGTGAACGCGGACATGGAAGTGCCCGTGGCCGGGGTGGAGCTTATTAGCGACAAGGGCGTGATCGTTTTCGGAAAGAACACCCTGCAGTTCGACTGCCGGGTGCCCGAGTACGTTCCGGCCGGGTCCCTGCTGCGTTTCGTTTTCGAGGTGAAGCTCGACCTGGCCGTGGGCGAATACACCTTCGGCGCGGGGCTCACCACCATGTCCGCCCAGGATTTCTCCCGACGCGCCGAGATGACCCACCCGGAGCTCGATTCGAAAAACACTATCCTTTCCATCCTCTCCAACGCGGGCAGCCTGGCCGTCACCTTCCGGAGCGCGGACACATCCCCGGTGCAGCTCACCCACCACGGCGTGGCCAACCTGCCAAGCTCGGCCCGGATGGCCTTTCTTCCCGCCGAAGGTGATTCCCCGAAGTGACGACTCGCAGTCTGGGCTGAAACGACCGCATCGAATGGGCGCATACAATGAAGAACGAAGATCTTAAGGCGGTCATCCGCGACATCTCCTCCGGGTTCAAGGCCGAGGCGCCGCTGCCGGCGCTCTTTGAGCGGATGCTCATGCTTAGTCCCAAGCTCTGGCGCTGGTGGGACCTGGGCTGGCGGGCCTTGCGCAGGCTTACCCCGGCTTTGGCCGTGGACCGCAGGCCGGGCCAGAACCCGCTCATTGCCGTGGACCTTCTGCCGCTTCTGCCCGGCGGGGCCAACGGCGGAGCCAAGGTGTTCACCCTGAATCTTCTGGAAACCATGGCGTCCATGGCTCCGGACTGGGCCTTCGTGCTGGCCGCCAACCCGGAAACCCTGCCCGAGCTCAAGGAATACGAAACCAATACGCTCAAGGTGATTCCGGCGGATAAGAAGTGGCAGCTGAAACCGCCGCGCAAGCTCCTGGGCAGGCCCATAGACGCCTGGTTCTGCCCGTTCACGCGCCCCTATTTCCAGCACCAGGACATCCCCCTGGTGTCCATCATCTACGACCTGCAGTACCACTATTACCCGCAGTTCTTCTCCGACGCCGAGGCGCGCGGTCGCGACCAGACCTTCCAGCTGGCGGCCAGGCGTTCGGCCCGGCTGGCCTGCATCTCGGACTTCGTGCGCCAGACCGTGCTCGAATACGGAAACCTGCCCCCGGAGAAGGTACGCACCGTGCACATCTGCCTGCCCGAGCGCTTGAGCGAGCCTTCGGACCATGAGGTGGCGGCGGTCCTTAAGCGTTTAGGCCTCGCCCGGCAGGGGTACCTTATTTTCCCGGCCAACTTCTGGCCGCACAAGAACCACGCCGTTCTGCTCACGGCCTTCGGCCTCTTCGCCAAGGCCCATGCTGACCTGGCGCTCAAGCTGGTGTTCACCGGCGCGGACACCGGCCTGGCGCCCGAACTGAGGCTTGCGGCGCAGTCCATGGGGCTCGGGGAGAAGGTGCTGTTTACCGGCTACGTGTCCGACGAGGACCTGGCGGCGCTCACCACGGGATCTCTGGCCCTTATCTTCCCGTCGCTTTTCGAGGGATACGGCATGCCCGTGGCCGAGGCCATGCACCTTGGGGTGCCGGTATTGTGTTCCAATGTCACCAGCCTGCCCGAGGTGGGCGGCGACGCGGCCCTCTATTTCGATCCGAGAAAGCCGGAGGACGTGGCCTCGGCCATCGCCCGCATCGCCACGCAGCCGGACCTGCGGGCCGAACTGGCGGTCAAGGGCAAGGCCCGTGCCGCCTCCCTGGGCGGGCCGCAGGACATGGCCCAGGCCTACCTGAACCTTTTGGACGAGGCCATGCGCGGGCTCGGCTCGCAAAGCTGCGCCTGCGAGGGCGTTTCCCGAGATTCGGTCTCCGGCCGGGTCTTCGCGGCATTCGGCCCGGCTTCGGGCAGGCAATGGATCGAGGCCCATTTCCGCAACGAGGGGGACGCGCCCGTCGCCTACGAGGCCTATCTGAACGGCAAGCTCCTGGGGCCCAAGGCCCTCTTGGCCAACGGAGCAACGTTCGCCCTCAAGCGTCTGGCCAGCCCGTATGGCGGCTGCCTGGAAATCGTCTTCGATGTTCCAGCCGGCCATGATGTGGTGCCAGGGCTCAAATGCCTGAAACTCTCGCTTGCGGGCAGAGAAAATCACGATTTTCTTGGGGGGTCCTAATGCTTACGCTCTCCGTAGTCACCCCGTCGTTCAACCAGGGGCGCTTCATCAGCCGCACAGTTGAATCCGTGCTCTCCCAG
The DNA window shown above is from Desulfovibrio sp. and carries:
- a CDS encoding glycosyltransferase family 4 protein, which translates into the protein MKNEDLKAVIRDISSGFKAEAPLPALFERMLMLSPKLWRWWDLGWRALRRLTPALAVDRRPGQNPLIAVDLLPLLPGGANGGAKVFTLNLLETMASMAPDWAFVLAANPETLPELKEYETNTLKVIPADKKWQLKPPRKLLGRPIDAWFCPFTRPYFQHQDIPLVSIIYDLQYHYYPQFFSDAEARGRDQTFQLAARRSARLACISDFVRQTVLEYGNLPPEKVRTVHICLPERLSEPSDHEVAAVLKRLGLARQGYLIFPANFWPHKNHAVLLTAFGLFAKAHADLALKLVFTGADTGLAPELRLAAQSMGLGEKVLFTGYVSDEDLAALTTGSLALIFPSLFEGYGMPVAEAMHLGVPVLCSNVTSLPEVGGDAALYFDPRKPEDVASAIARIATQPDLRAELAVKGKARAASLGGPQDMAQAYLNLLDEAMRGLGSQSCACEGVSRDSVSGRVFAAFGPASGRQWIEAHFRNEGDAPVAYEAYLNGKLLGPKALLANGATFALKRLASPYGGCLEIVFDVPAGHDVVPGLKCLKLSLAGRENHDFLGGS
- a CDS encoding ABC transporter ATP-binding protein codes for the protein MSSSPLVSVEGVSKVYNLYKRPQDRLRQLLAVGGRKYYKEHWALRDVSFTIEPGEAFGIIGRNGAGKSTLLQIMAGVLSPTAGRVETPERVAALLELGSGFKPDFTGRQNVFINAAVLGVPRKVAEERMDDILAFADIGVHIDQPVRTYSSGMFLRLAFAVTICLEPEILIVDEALAVGDVFFRQKCYARLQSLMDKGVAVVLVSHAMNDVAQFCSRALYLERGQVKFLGPSMDAVKLYMLSASPGASGSCSLAAPATAIEGFGQDDHWPGDDAFVDISSAGRAESGMAECVRLAVMDCQGLPGRAFEQGDTALFYVEYRVNADMEVPVAGVELISDKGVIVFGKNTLQFDCRVPEYVPAGSLLRFVFEVKLDLAVGEYTFGAGLTTMSAQDFSRRAEMTHPELDSKNTILSILSNAGSLAVTFRSADTSPVQLTHHGVANLPSSARMAFLPAEGDSPK
- a CDS encoding ABC transporter permease, whose protein sequence is MRKVILAQPPAGLASTLRASASLASPAGVFAHFFRRRELLSEFTRLEFSGRYQGTQLGMLWSLVTPLVTLGVYTFVFSAVFKTSWSGSGTGGVLEFALSLLTGLACFEVVSGAAARGATVMAENVNFVKKVVFPLEVLPVSVALALSAQSLLSLGLVCAVRIFTGAGLPETAMLAPLGYVPLVLFASGLGLWLAPVGVAAKDVGHIITAFMQLYFFLTPIVYPLSAVPERYQPILAANPLHVVIEHFRRTLLWGQAPDWTALGLVTLFALVFMLLGFAWFMQLKKVFADVL